The following coding sequences lie in one Micromonospora sp. R77 genomic window:
- a CDS encoding ABC transporter ATP-binding protein: protein MSTTPVIAVDRLNLTYGDFHAVRDVSFEVRPGELYALLGTNGAGKTSTLEVIEGHRRSTSGTVRAFGHPPDDRRAVRPRMGVMLQESGFSPDLTVRESVRLIGRLTRRSDDVDRVLDLVDLTDRAGRRVAQLSGGEKRRLDFATAVYGAPELIILDEPTTGLDIQSRDAVWATVDRLREDGVTIVLTTHYLEEAQQRADRIGLMHQGTLHREGTVSELTRTLPAVIRFSLAEPMPVPILPLQAAVDADGKVVIETFALQKDLHALLGWAQDHAVELRDLQAGPTRLDDVFRAVTR from the coding sequence ATGTCCACCACACCCGTCATCGCCGTCGACCGGTTGAACCTCACCTACGGCGACTTCCACGCCGTCAGGGACGTCTCCTTCGAGGTTCGTCCCGGGGAGCTCTATGCGCTGCTGGGCACCAACGGGGCCGGTAAGACCTCGACCCTGGAGGTCATCGAGGGGCACCGCAGGTCGACCTCTGGCACCGTACGCGCCTTCGGCCACCCCCCGGACGACCGACGCGCCGTCCGGCCCCGGATGGGGGTCATGCTCCAGGAGAGCGGTTTCTCCCCGGATCTCACCGTCCGTGAGTCCGTCCGCCTGATCGGCCGGCTCACCCGGCGCAGCGACGACGTCGACCGGGTACTCGATCTGGTCGACCTCACCGACCGGGCCGGCCGGAGGGTGGCGCAACTGTCCGGCGGGGAAAAGCGGCGGTTGGACTTCGCCACCGCCGTCTACGGCGCCCCGGAGCTGATCATCCTGGACGAGCCGACCACCGGCCTGGACATCCAGTCCCGCGACGCGGTCTGGGCGACGGTGGACCGGCTGCGCGAGGACGGCGTCACCATCGTGCTCACCACCCACTACCTGGAGGAGGCGCAACAGCGCGCCGACCGGATCGGCCTCATGCACCAGGGAACCCTCCACCGGGAGGGCACCGTCTCCGAGCTGACCCGCACCCTGCCGGCCGTCATCCGCTTCTCCCTCGCGGAGCCGATGCCGGTGCCGATCCTGCCGCTCCAGGCCGCCGTCGACGCCGACGGGAAGGTCGTGATCGAGACCTTCGCCCTGCAGAAGGACCTGCACGCCCTGCTCGGGTGGGCACAGGACCACGCGGTGGAGCTGCGGGACCTGCAGGCCGGTCCGACCCGACTCGACGACGTCTTCCGCGCCGTCACCCGCTGA
- a CDS encoding HAD family hydrolase: MNHSSAGLVIWDIDGTLIPADLRWLKRAIARAYGIAHSDVAFPDKKVHGYTDESIAVDTAIASGVDPSSAEAGIPAFRQAIAAVMQEGRHELAEVQPPYPGAAASIAELHNHGFVQTVLTGNLRSAADVKLHVAGLDEFLDLRIGGFGSDARDRFQLPKVVAQRYSEIYGDPLDPARAIVIGDAPNDIACARQAGFRVAVVAHRIGRQELASYEPDLVLDSLDPTTVVAAVSSLSSCGGSPAAR, translated from the coding sequence ATGAACCACAGCAGCGCGGGCTTGGTCATCTGGGACATTGACGGGACGCTCATCCCTGCGGACCTGCGTTGGCTGAAGCGCGCGATCGCTCGTGCGTACGGCATCGCCCACTCCGACGTTGCCTTCCCCGACAAGAAGGTGCATGGATATACGGACGAGTCCATCGCCGTCGACACGGCGATCGCCTCGGGCGTAGACCCATCATCTGCGGAGGCCGGCATACCCGCCTTCCGACAGGCCATCGCCGCAGTCATGCAAGAAGGCCGGCACGAGCTCGCTGAAGTTCAGCCGCCGTACCCAGGTGCCGCGGCCAGCATCGCGGAGTTGCACAACCATGGTTTCGTCCAAACCGTGTTGACCGGCAACCTGCGTTCGGCCGCCGACGTGAAGCTGCACGTCGCGGGCTTGGACGAGTTCCTTGATCTTCGCATCGGTGGGTTCGGATCGGACGCGCGAGATCGCTTCCAGCTTCCGAAAGTCGTAGCTCAGCGCTACTCCGAGATTTATGGCGATCCGCTCGATCCTGCTAGAGCGATCGTCATTGGGGACGCGCCCAACGACATCGCCTGCGCACGCCAGGCCGGCTTTCGCGTCGCTGTCGTCGCTCACCGGATCGGTCGGCAAGAGCTGGCATCCTACGAACCTGATCTAGTGCTCGACAGTCTCGACCCTACGACGGTGGTGGCCGCCGTCAGCTCCCTGTCGAGCTGCGGCGGGTCGCCGGCTGCCCGCTAG
- a CDS encoding IS630 family transposase — protein sequence MGRRPEVFVRALSMAEGQRLQKITRTAKNPVKLRRAIVVLMSGQGQPAPDIAYLLKATEDYVRDVIHAFNERGFDALDPKWRGGTPNKINEQTRDWICVIARCDPRFLGQPFSTWSLSKLRDYLIATGQVDTISIETVRRILHERGVTWQTSKTWKASNDPDFTAKMRRVLDLYDHPPAGGRVICVDEFGPLNLQPRPGKAWKPQGNPVRLRATYHRDHGVRHMIASLDLATGRIHYRIRDRKRSSEFLDFLKTLRRRWPGQTLHLILDNFSPHKHPTVRAWCQANDVELVFLPTYSSWLNWIEAEFAALRYFALNGTDHRTHAEQDTVIGDYIRWHNQRARPKTGYATKSKIRHPDYPFKAA from the coding sequence GTGGGACGACGCCCGGAGGTGTTCGTGCGGGCGCTGTCGATGGCCGAGGGCCAGCGGCTGCAGAAGATCACGCGGACCGCGAAGAACCCGGTCAAGCTGCGCCGGGCGATCGTGGTTCTGATGTCTGGCCAGGGCCAGCCGGCGCCCGACATCGCGTACCTGCTCAAGGCCACCGAGGACTACGTCCGCGACGTGATCCACGCGTTCAACGAGCGGGGGTTCGACGCGCTGGACCCAAAATGGAGAGGGGGCACACCGAACAAGATCAATGAGCAGACCCGCGACTGGATCTGTGTGATCGCCCGGTGTGACCCCCGCTTCCTCGGCCAGCCGTTCTCGACCTGGTCGCTGTCCAAGCTGCGTGACTACCTGATCGCCACTGGCCAGGTGGACACGATCAGCATCGAGACCGTCCGGCGGATCCTGCACGAACGCGGCGTCACCTGGCAGACGTCGAAGACGTGGAAAGCCAGCAACGACCCGGACTTCACCGCCAAGATGCGTCGGGTCCTCGACCTCTACGACCATCCACCGGCCGGCGGCCGGGTCATCTGCGTCGACGAGTTCGGGCCGCTGAACCTGCAGCCCCGGCCGGGCAAAGCCTGGAAACCGCAGGGCAACCCGGTCCGACTCCGGGCGACTTACCACCGTGACCACGGTGTCCGGCACATGATCGCCAGCCTCGACCTGGCCACCGGACGAATCCACTACCGGATCCGGGACCGGAAACGATCGAGCGAGTTCCTCGACTTCCTCAAGACCCTGCGGCGCCGCTGGCCAGGACAGACGCTGCATCTGATCCTGGACAACTTCTCCCCGCACAAGCACCCCACCGTCCGGGCCTGGTGCCAGGCCAACGACGTTGAGCTGGTCTTCCTGCCGACCTACAGCTCCTGGCTGAACTGGATCGAAGCCGAGTTCGCCGCTTTGCGCTACTTCGCCCTCAACGGCACCGACCACCGCACCCACGCCGAGCAGGACACCGTCATCGGCGACTACATCCGCTGGCACAACCAGCGCGCCCGTCCGAAAACGGGATACGCGACCAAGTCCAAGATCCGCCACCCAGATTACCCCTTCAAGGCCGCGTGA
- a CDS encoding sensor histidine kinase produces MTAPAPRFTTSTQRRLRRLNLVTSLPPVVFAAVVLVYLDARTWWHVLVLAPGAVAALVAFERWAANDLSRVVWPCLVVAGVVWPVGVLVTASPNAYWGVCAVGSLAMRGVRRRRSPAMAGLFSYVALIGATRLLVQRDDLGDVLRSYVLVPTVLTVVVTVLTVVGERFYDLIRELEQTREREAELAVVRERVRFASDLHDIQGHTLHVVKLKLALAERLLDRDTARVAKELRETYDLVSDTIAQTKELAYAQRRLNLTAEIENAKNLFEAAGIRVRVTREAEVDARASELLGQVLRETTTNILRHAQATQVQITLAEAGITIVNDGVTATSLPELRGLAALRQRVAGDGGELTVEQTEERFRTAAVFPPARAGAARPASKEVDR; encoded by the coding sequence GTGACCGCCCCAGCGCCGCGCTTCACCACCTCGACGCAGAGAAGGCTGCGCCGGCTCAACCTCGTCACCTCACTGCCGCCGGTCGTGTTCGCCGCCGTGGTCCTGGTCTACCTCGACGCGCGTACCTGGTGGCATGTCCTGGTCCTGGCCCCGGGCGCGGTGGCGGCGCTGGTGGCCTTCGAACGGTGGGCGGCCAACGACCTGTCCCGCGTCGTGTGGCCGTGCCTGGTGGTCGCGGGGGTGGTGTGGCCGGTGGGGGTCCTGGTGACCGCCAGTCCGAACGCGTACTGGGGTGTCTGCGCCGTGGGTTCGTTGGCCATGCGCGGGGTGCGGCGGCGCCGGTCTCCGGCGATGGCCGGACTGTTCTCCTACGTCGCCCTGATCGGCGCCACGCGGCTGCTGGTGCAGCGGGACGACCTCGGCGACGTGCTGAGGTCCTACGTACTCGTGCCGACCGTCCTCACCGTGGTCGTGACGGTGCTCACGGTGGTAGGGGAACGGTTCTACGACCTCATCCGGGAGCTGGAACAGACCCGGGAACGTGAGGCGGAGCTGGCGGTGGTCCGGGAACGCGTCCGGTTCGCCAGCGACCTGCACGACATCCAGGGCCACACCCTGCACGTGGTTAAACTGAAGCTCGCCCTGGCGGAGCGCCTGCTCGACCGCGACACCGCCCGGGTGGCCAAGGAGCTACGGGAGACGTACGACCTGGTCAGTGACACCATCGCGCAGACCAAGGAACTCGCGTACGCCCAGCGGCGGCTCAACCTCACCGCGGAGATCGAGAACGCGAAGAACCTGTTCGAAGCCGCCGGCATCCGGGTCCGGGTGACCCGGGAGGCCGAGGTCGACGCCCGCGCCAGCGAACTGCTCGGCCAGGTGCTACGCGAGACGACCACCAACATCCTGCGCCACGCGCAGGCCACCCAGGTGCAGATCACGCTCGCCGAAGCCGGTATCACCATCGTCAACGACGGCGTGACCGCCACCTCGCTCCCCGAGCTGCGGGGCCTGGCCGCACTCCGGCAGCGGGTGGCCGGTGACGGCGGCGAGCTGACCGTGGAACAGACCGAGGAGCGGTTCCGGACGGCCGCCGTCTTCCCACCCGCCCGGGCGGGCGCGGCCCGACCAGCCTCGAAGGAGGTCGACCGATGA
- a CDS encoding SGNH/GDSL hydrolase family protein, whose amino-acid sequence MASGTAEHRPGPPGTVRFAGLPDRVKDVDIWLPHHERTELVALRTDAPVVPVPDRGRRVWLHHGSSISQGSNATSPTATGPVVAAALGGVDLVNLGFGGSALLDPFTARAMRDTRADLISVKIGINLVNTDLMGLPAFTPAVHGFLDTIRDGHPTTPLLVVSPIYCPIHEDTPVPARSTSPPSPPGSCGSGPPATRPSGRAASSRSVSSARSWPGSPPSGPPTTRTCTPRRPRPLRSGRLRRVAAARPAPPGHRHPPPHRRALRGTGVQGRRSVPGIQLLGPDLQASAAPAAGGRVPRGCARAASTSSLPERYPERRCAVA is encoded by the coding sequence ATGGCCAGCGGTACCGCCGAGCACCGGCCCGGTCCGCCCGGCACCGTCCGCTTCGCCGGCCTGCCCGACCGGGTGAAGGACGTCGACATCTGGCTGCCGCACCACGAGCGGACCGAACTCGTCGCCCTGCGCACCGACGCCCCCGTCGTACCCGTACCCGACCGGGGTCGCCGGGTGTGGCTGCACCACGGCAGCTCCATCAGTCAGGGCTCCAACGCCACCAGCCCCACCGCCACCGGGCCGGTCGTCGCCGCCGCCCTCGGTGGCGTCGACCTGGTCAACCTCGGCTTCGGCGGCAGCGCGCTGCTGGACCCGTTCACCGCCCGCGCCATGCGGGACACCCGAGCCGACCTGATCAGCGTGAAGATCGGCATCAACCTGGTGAACACCGACCTGATGGGGCTGCCCGCCTTCACCCCGGCCGTACACGGCTTCCTCGACACCATCCGCGACGGCCACCCCACCACGCCGCTGCTCGTCGTGTCACCGATCTACTGCCCCATCCACGAGGACACCCCGGTCCCGGCGCGTTCGACCTCGCCGCCCTCGCCGCCGGGCAGCTGCGGTTCCGGGCCACCGGCGACCCGGCCGAGCGGGCGAGCGGCAAGCTCACGCTCGGTGTCATCGGCGAGGAGTTGGCCCGGATCACCGCCCAGCGGGCCGCCGACGACCCGAACCTGCACACCTCGACGGCCTCGACCTCTACGGTCCGGCCGACTTCGCCGAGTTGCCGCTGCCCGACCAGCTCCACCCGGACACCGCCACCCACCACCGCATCGCCGAGCGCTTCGCGGAACGGGCGTTCAGGGCCGACGGTCCGTACCCGGAATCCAGCTTCTCGGTCCCGACCTCCAGGCGTCGGCCGCGCCAGCCGCTGGAGGTCGGGTGCCGCGGGGGTGCGCACGGGCAGCGAGTACGTCCAGCCTCCCGGAGCGGTATCCGGAACGGCGGTGTGCGGTGGCCTGA
- a CDS encoding ArgE/DapE family deacylase has translation MEAIDDTEAVNLLAEAVRIPSITGTAAESEMQHWCARLLIEADLDVDLWQLDLVGLQGMDGFPGTEAPRTEGYGLVGVIGDEGPPALVLQGHVDVVPTGDLARWEGNDPFTPRLTGDTLHGRGACDMKAGLIANLAVTRAVKRSGVRLARPLAVHCVVGEEDGGLGAFATLARGHTGKAAVITEPTNGTVITANAGALTFQIEIAGRAAHGATRQEGVSAVEVFWPVFAAIRQLEASRNSALPALFAGNALPYPIEIGTVRAGDWPSSVPDLLVAQGRMGVRLDEDPADARAAFEQALHDINHPWLRTHPPTVTWPGGQFASGRLNPGHPLIDEITRAVADTTGVTPPAAAAPYGSDLRLYSAGGIPSLHYGPGDVRFAHAPREQVDLGELRAVIRTLALLTVRRCGVR, from the coding sequence TTGGAGGCGATCGACGACACGGAAGCCGTGAATCTGCTGGCTGAGGCCGTGAGGATCCCGAGCATTACCGGTACCGCCGCCGAGTCCGAGATGCAGCACTGGTGCGCCCGCCTACTGATCGAGGCTGACCTCGACGTCGACCTCTGGCAACTCGACCTCGTCGGACTACAGGGCATGGACGGTTTCCCGGGTACCGAGGCCCCCCGCACCGAGGGGTACGGGCTGGTCGGTGTCATCGGCGACGAGGGCCCCCCAGCGCTCGTGCTGCAGGGCCATGTTGACGTCGTACCCACTGGCGACCTGGCCCGTTGGGAAGGCAACGACCCGTTCACCCCCAGGCTCACCGGCGACACGCTGCACGGCCGGGGCGCCTGCGACATGAAGGCCGGCCTGATCGCCAACCTCGCCGTGACCCGCGCTGTGAAACGATCAGGGGTGCGACTTGCCCGCCCACTGGCCGTGCACTGTGTGGTTGGCGAGGAGGACGGCGGCCTCGGCGCCTTCGCTACCCTGGCCCGGGGCCACACCGGCAAGGCTGCGGTGATCACCGAGCCAACCAACGGCACAGTGATCACCGCCAACGCGGGCGCGCTGACTTTCCAGATCGAGATCGCCGGCCGGGCCGCGCACGGCGCCACCCGGCAGGAGGGCGTCAGCGCCGTCGAGGTCTTCTGGCCCGTGTTCGCGGCGATCCGGCAGCTGGAGGCCAGCCGCAACAGCGCGCTGCCGGCCCTGTTCGCCGGCAATGCCCTGCCCTACCCCATCGAGATCGGCACCGTACGCGCCGGCGACTGGCCCAGCAGCGTGCCAGACCTGCTGGTCGCCCAGGGCCGGATGGGGGTGCGGCTGGACGAGGACCCCGCCGACGCGCGTGCGGCCTTCGAGCAGGCACTCCACGACATCAACCATCCCTGGCTACGCACCCACCCACCCACCGTCACCTGGCCCGGCGGCCAGTTCGCCAGCGGCCGCCTCAACCCGGGCCATCCACTGATCGACGAGATCACCAGGGCCGTCGCCGACACCACCGGCGTCACACCCCCGGCCGCGGCCGCGCCCTACGGCAGCGACCTGCGGCTGTACAGCGCGGGCGGGATACCCTCCCTGCACTACGGGCCGGGCGACGTCCGCTTCGCGCACGCCCCCCGCGAGCAGGTGGACCTGGGCGAGTTGAGGGCGGTGATCCGGACGCTCGCCCTGCTCACCGTACGGCGCTGCGGGGTCCGCTGA
- a CDS encoding response regulator transcription factor yields the protein MTTIVLADDEVLLRTALAALLPLEGDITVLAEAQDGRTAIEATLRHRPDVLVIDLEMPGVDGLEAVAEIRRTLPEQVILMLTRHARPGVLRKALRLGVQGFVSKSAEPAHITSAIATLQAGKRWIDPDVSALAVTEDCPLTDREADVLRVTGEGYSVADIATRLHLAPGTVRNYLSNAMRKTQTRTRHEAARYAREHDWL from the coding sequence ATGACGACCATCGTGCTCGCCGACGACGAGGTGCTGCTCCGCACGGCCCTGGCCGCGCTGCTGCCCCTGGAGGGTGACATCACCGTCCTCGCCGAGGCGCAGGACGGCCGTACGGCCATCGAGGCCACCCTGCGGCACCGACCCGACGTGCTGGTCATCGACCTGGAGATGCCCGGCGTGGACGGGCTCGAGGCCGTCGCCGAGATCCGTCGCACGCTACCGGAGCAGGTGATCCTCATGCTGACCCGGCACGCCCGTCCCGGCGTGCTGCGCAAGGCGTTGCGGCTCGGTGTGCAGGGCTTCGTCAGCAAGTCCGCCGAGCCGGCCCACATCACCTCGGCCATCGCCACCCTTCAGGCGGGGAAACGCTGGATCGACCCGGACGTGTCGGCGCTCGCCGTCACCGAGGACTGCCCCCTTACCGACCGCGAAGCCGACGTGCTGCGGGTCACCGGCGAGGGCTACTCAGTCGCCGACATCGCCACCCGGCTGCACCTCGCACCGGGAACCGTCCGCAACTACCTCTCCAACGCCATGCGCAAGACTCAGACCCGGACCCGCCACGAGGCGGCCCGCTACGCCCGAGAACACGACTGGCTGTAG
- a CDS encoding GPP34 family phosphoprotein: MTADDRPDTTTLVEDLLLLLFQPASGTIAGENTLFYVLGGAVLADLALGDHLTTTAQGRVGGVAGRPPADRLLRPAWDYLADKPRGVQTALAAIGPGLREPVLAQLIARGEIEQEPRKVLGLFRTTALREGRTGRRARLLADVRQVLVDGAQPQARVAALAALLSASGTLPQFNREIPWNSAVITRAKELERGDWGADAAAAAVTRTVTAMAVNSAIVAISVLPRS; this comes from the coding sequence ATGACCGCCGACGACCGGCCCGACACCACGACCCTGGTGGAGGATCTGCTCCTGCTGCTGTTCCAGCCCGCGTCCGGGACCATCGCCGGGGAGAACACCCTCTTCTACGTCCTCGGTGGCGCCGTACTCGCCGACCTCGCCCTCGGCGATCACCTGACCACCACGGCCCAGGGACGGGTCGGCGGGGTGGCGGGTCGTCCACCAGCGGACCGGCTGCTCCGCCCGGCGTGGGACTACCTCGCCGACAAGCCCAGGGGGGTGCAGACCGCTCTCGCGGCGATCGGCCCCGGCCTACGCGAGCCGGTGCTGGCGCAGCTCATCGCGCGAGGCGAGATCGAGCAGGAGCCGCGCAAGGTGCTCGGCCTGTTCCGGACGACCGCGCTGCGGGAAGGCCGGACCGGACGTCGGGCGCGCTTGCTCGCCGACGTCCGGCAGGTGCTGGTGGACGGCGCACAACCGCAGGCCCGGGTCGCCGCGCTCGCGGCCCTGCTCTCGGCGAGCGGGACGCTGCCGCAGTTCAACCGGGAGATCCCGTGGAACTCCGCGGTGATCACGCGGGCCAAGGAACTCGAACGCGGTGACTGGGGCGCCGACGCCGCGGCGGCGGCGGTGACCCGCACCGTCACGGCCATGGCCGTCAACAGCGCCATCGTGGCCATCAGCGTGCTTCCGCGAAGCTAG
- a CDS encoding NAD(P)-binding protein, whose product MQRVRSRGGCSLPIVCDCWKGKSAVFFDVVVVGAGPGGLACTHEVVRQDQGLRVLLLEAGRGCGIGRARSTADCGVRGAPGSATSSVALAAIYITATG is encoded by the coding sequence ATGCAGCGGGTCCGGTCGCGGGGTGGCTGTTCGCTTCCGATCGTCTGCGACTGTTGGAAAGGAAAGTCTGCCGTGTTCTTCGATGTCGTCGTCGTTGGTGCCGGCCCAGGTGGTCTGGCTTGTACCCACGAGGTCGTGCGCCAGGACCAGGGACTTCGGGTGCTGCTGTTGGAGGCCGGGCGGGGATGCGGAATCGGCCGTGCCCGGTCGACCGCGGACTGCGGTGTACGGGGTGCGCCGGGATCTGCAACGTCATCAGTGGCTTTGGCGGCTATATACATTACTGCAACAGGGTGA